The Erpetoichthys calabaricus chromosome 5, fErpCal1.3, whole genome shotgun sequence genome has a segment encoding these proteins:
- the tex261 gene encoding protein TEX261, translating into MWFIYLLSWLSLVIQISFVTLAIAAGLYYLAELIEEYTVATSRIIKYMIWFSTTVLVGLYCFEGFPALMIGVGLFTNLVYFGLLRTFPYILLTSPNFILSCILVVVNHYMAFQYFAEEYYPFSEVLSYFTICLWVVPFSFFVSLSAGENVLPSTVQHGDDVVSNYFTKGKRGKRSGILVVFSFLKEAVLPSRQKMY; encoded by the exons atgtggtttatttatttgctcAGCTGGCTTTCCCTGGTAATTCAGATATCATTCGTAACCTTGGCAATCG CTGCTGGCTTATACTATCTTGCCGAATTAATAGAGGAGTACACTGTTGCAACTAGCAGAATCATAAAGTATATGATATGG TTCTCTACAACTGTCTTAGTCGGCCTGTACTGTTTTGAAGGCTTTCCTGCCTTAATGATTGGCGTGGGACTTTTCACTAACCTTGTTTACTTTGGACTACTGCGAACATTCCCTTACATTCTCCTCACCTCTCCAAATTTCATACTTTCTTGTA tatTAGTTGTAGTCAACCATTACATGGCCTTCCAGTATTTTGCAGAGGAGTATTATCCATTCTCAGAG GTTCTTTCATATTTCACAATTTGCCTGTGGGTGgtccctttctctttctttgtatCCTTGTCCGCTGGTGAGAATGTTCTTCCATCCACAGTCCAGCATGGGG ATGATGTTGTTTCAAACTACTTCACAAAAGGCAAAAGAGGAAAGCGCTCTGGAATCTTGgtggttttctcttttttaaaagaagCAGTGTTACCAAGTCGACAGAAAATGTACTAA